TTGGCAGCGAAGgcaagggtttttcagtgcgagggtggtgaagcagtggaagcggTTGTGCAGAGAGGTATTGGGagtctccatgcttggagagactgaaaagctgactggccatggtcgtggagagcctgctcgagctgaccctgcttgaggaGGTTGCATTGAACTAGGTGATCTCCGGCGTTTCCTtgttatctaaatgattctgtttgttgtgattgtgcttgctgtgctggccagcgagttgtgctgggaagagagttgttgaggtgtgtgctgctgtggggatctTGCGTCAGAGGCCTGGGTAGACGTGCATTAGCGTATGCAAGGCTTTGTTTGAGCAAGTGAAGGGCTTGTGtggtgggctggcagccctgctttgctggtctgtgctgttgttgttgctggggtCATACTTCCTAAGGGAGGTCTAGTGTCCCTTTTGCACGCATTGCAATGGCCTgttgagccctggctttgtgccgggtgaggctggaagagcgttgggagaagaaaggaagaggaggcgtctgaggctggcatgcagaacatctttattgaggcaaaagagtgaaaaggcaggagcgccgagtggggcagagccagtCTGAGGTGCAAGTAGGGCAACCATAAGACAAAATCCTTTGCGTGAGTGGATTGTGCCAGATCGCCGAGGTCTTCCTGCCCCGCAGTGGGAGCGGCACAGCAGAGGTCCCCGGTGGTCTTTGTCTTGTGAgaaggtgtttgcagcagagagtaGTTAACGCAGCAGAAGGGGCGACGCCACgaaggaagtgggagaagaggaggatgtacacgggccatgtttccaggcagcccgtgctagccccttccctgcttccttgcttggtgcctgaagaggaagaggtgtggacGGCAGGTCCGCGTGCGAGCAAGAGCGCGTCGGTGCGTCCTCAGTCCATGAAGTGGCtcccagggggtgggtggctggtgtcaggggtggtggcgagggcccttagcaggggtagcaggctcttctggcgccgaagcagcccaggcctccgAAGCCGTAGCCGTAGCCGAAGCCgccggagatgggcactccctgggcgctgagagcgctgcccacggcagccgatgtggaggatccgacggcggtgttctgggggaaggagctgaggatgggcccTGGCAGGGTGACCAGCACGGCGGGAGGCTGGATGACGACGCGGGAGTCCTCGCACTGCCTgacgcagggctcgttgcagctgttagccagcggggtgggtccgcaggggttgcagaggtcgtagcaggccatgtctgtggtgcggagggtccctggaagagagggtgttgaggaagcggaggggcgtgggggtgcgaggagcggtgctgcaggagggcaggggagcgtggaggcgtgttgtgtggcggtggggagcgtggcggtggggaggctttgtggctggtgaaggtgtgggcagagggtggtgggagagaggggccaggtggggcaggagaaaggaggagaagggggttggggctcaccttgttgacgttggaggagaaggggtgaggagaagtgtgtgagggagagaggcgctggtgcgtcttttatgctggtccgggaggggcgggccaggctttgcgcatgagagccttttgcagcaagcagcttttgcgtgccacagcctggggagtaatgaggtggggcgtgtctttgttgccgcagttctgcaatttcatgttctcctCTTGAGGATGCGTCCACTTGAGCCTGTCGGCAGCTTTTAAGTGCGAGTATTAGAGGGCAAAGGCTTGGTGTTGATGGTGCGTGTCAGGGCGGGCAGAAGACCTGACCAAAGCATAGGAGAGGTGGGGTGTCGTCTTGTCAGTGAGGTCATGTCATGGCatttgtgtggtgtggtttgtgggtgcGTCGTGAAGAGGGGCCCCATTTTGTCGCAGGCCTGTCAGGCTGGTGTGGGctctggaggtgtgtggggcgtgaggggcTGCCTCTTCCATGGCGTTCGGTCCCGCTCcaccttcctgccagctcacTAAGCCTGTCTTTAGGCTTGGCCTTTCCCAGTCGTTGGGTGTGCCGTGTGGGTGCCCTAGTGGCCCTGTTGCTTGTAAGGTTgtaggtgggagaaaggagcGTGCCTGTTTGGGCTTGTGCGCGTGTGGGGCCTTCCGTGGGGGTGGCAGcgcaagcaggcagaggagggctgcttacgagagcaggaggctgtcctggcagccctggttGAGCGCtcggcagccctgtgctgtggtgaGGCCTGCCGCAGTCCCCAAAGGCTTGTGTTGGCCCTTCCGTAGCACTCCCCTTAGCTGGGTTTGTCATGTTTGCGGCGTGAGCTCTGGCGTGACGCGGTGCTTGGTCTCTGGGTGATgcgtccaaagaagagcaacaaagccagTGAAGGATGTAGAGCCTCAAGACTTAGGAAGAGTGGTTGGGAGAAGtgggtgtgtttattttgctggaaaaggcggctgagggagaccttatcgctctgtacaagtaccggacaggaggttgtagcgaggtgggtgtcagtctgttATCCCtagtaagaagtgataggacgagaggcaagagcctcaagttgcgccaggggaggtttagtttggttgttacaaaaaatgtcttcactgag
This sequence is a window from Pelecanus crispus isolate bPelCri1 chromosome 2, bPelCri1.pri, whole genome shotgun sequence. Protein-coding genes within it:
- the LOC142592967 gene encoding feather keratin 2-like; this encodes MACYDLCNPCGPTPLANSCNEPCVRQCEDSRVVIQPPAVLVTLPGPILSSFPQNTAVGSSTSAAVGSALSAQGVPISGGFGYGYGFGGLGCFGARRACYPC